In the Hyphomonadaceae bacterium BL14 genome, one interval contains:
- a CDS encoding MltA domain-containing protein — MSPAPTRTGIWRACAQPRALGVGLIALVLAGCASAPPDGTATAPSRPVPGTASPSPDHTHRAPDLSPVRFAALPGWSGTDTRPALAAFVESCRRVEARPDHEPLARNAPYAGRTGDWREACLEASMLAGRADADAARSFFERQFTPMRLGAEGRLTGYYEPYVEVREVPDREFSMAIRGRPGDLLTGDLGQFIAGLEGQRIVGRASDQRFEPYRPRAEIEALNLGVPLAWGRPIDVFFLQIQGSGRLVYRDGGQARVRFAAHNGLPYVSIGRILIDRGELPSHGASKQEIERWLQQRGPDAWTALFNENPRYVFFSLDVLNDPDEGPLGAQGAPLTPMASMAVDPAYHAWGAPVFVQAALPGAPDWSGLVIAQDAGGAITGPARGDLFFGWGPQAGERAGRQNDPAAQWTILVPRALARRLTS; from the coding sequence ATGTCACCAGCCCCAACCCGAACTGGTATCTGGCGGGCGTGCGCTCAGCCTAGAGCGCTGGGTGTCGGCCTGATCGCGCTTGTGCTGGCAGGCTGCGCCAGCGCACCGCCGGACGGGACCGCAACGGCACCATCGCGGCCCGTTCCCGGCACAGCCAGCCCGTCCCCCGATCACACACACCGGGCGCCGGACCTCAGCCCGGTTCGTTTCGCCGCCCTGCCCGGCTGGTCCGGGACCGATACGCGCCCGGCGCTGGCGGCGTTTGTGGAAAGCTGCCGCCGGGTGGAGGCGCGGCCGGATCATGAGCCGCTGGCGCGCAACGCTCCTTACGCTGGCCGCACCGGTGACTGGCGCGAGGCCTGTCTGGAAGCCTCGATGCTGGCCGGGCGGGCCGATGCAGACGCGGCGCGCAGCTTCTTCGAGCGCCAGTTCACGCCCATGCGCCTGGGCGCTGAAGGCCGCCTCACCGGCTATTACGAGCCCTATGTCGAGGTGCGCGAAGTCCCCGACCGGGAGTTCTCCATGGCGATCAGGGGCCGGCCGGGCGATCTGCTCACCGGGGATCTGGGGCAGTTTATTGCCGGTCTCGAGGGCCAGCGCATTGTCGGGCGCGCCTCGGATCAGCGATTTGAACCCTACCGCCCGCGCGCCGAAATCGAAGCACTGAATCTGGGTGTGCCGCTGGCGTGGGGCCGGCCCATCGATGTGTTTTTCCTGCAGATTCAGGGCTCGGGCCGGCTGGTCTACCGCGATGGCGGTCAGGCGCGGGTGCGCTTTGCAGCCCATAACGGCCTGCCCTATGTTTCCATCGGGCGCATCCTCATCGACCGGGGCGAGCTGCCATCTCATGGCGCGTCCAAGCAGGAGATCGAGCGCTGGCTGCAGCAGCGGGGGCCGGACGCCTGGACGGCGCTGTTTAACGAGAATCCGCGCTATGTGTTTTTCAGCCTCGATGTTCTCAATGACCCCGACGAAGGCCCGCTGGGCGCTCAGGGTGCGCCGCTGACGCCGATGGCGTCCATGGCGGTGGACCCGGCCTATCACGCCTGGGGTGCGCCGGTGTTTGTGCAGGCGGCCCTGCCGGGCGCACCGGACTGGTCGGGACTGGTCATTGCCCAGGATGCGGGCGGCGCCATCACCGGACCGGCGCGCGGCGATCTGTTCTTCGGCTGGGGGCCGCAGGCGGGTGAGCGCGCCGGGCGTCAGAATGATCCGGCGGCGCAATGGACAATCCTCGTGCCGCGCGCTCTGGCCCGGCGCCTGACCAGCTGA
- a CDS encoding Tim44/TimA family putative adaptor protein: MNMDVLQLLFFAGLAVFLGVRLYMLLGKPSGRTHEDHMREERERAAAAGRAPRPAGPVGPAGAELSPEAPVYTGPAAAGLAAIAAADGGFDQDGFVSGAREAYKMIVTAYAAADKDTLGPLLSEKVMAAWGASIDARADKKLTMTTEIDRLKSAEIVEASLNDNRARVKVAFSAEIASETRDADGTIVEGDLTTLKTVDEIWSFERDVTSPNPNWYLAGVRSA; this comes from the coding sequence ATGAATATGGACGTTCTCCAGCTCTTGTTCTTCGCCGGCCTCGCCGTGTTTCTGGGCGTGCGTCTCTACATGCTTCTGGGCAAGCCGTCAGGACGCACCCATGAAGATCACATGCGTGAAGAGCGTGAACGTGCCGCCGCTGCAGGCCGCGCGCCGCGCCCGGCGGGTCCGGTGGGCCCGGCCGGTGCCGAGCTGTCACCTGAAGCGCCGGTCTATACCGGACCCGCTGCGGCTGGTCTTGCAGCGATCGCCGCGGCTGATGGCGGATTTGACCAGGATGGCTTCGTGTCCGGCGCGCGCGAGGCCTACAAGATGATCGTTACTGCCTATGCGGCGGCCGACAAAGATACACTGGGCCCGCTCTTGAGCGAGAAGGTGATGGCCGCGTGGGGTGCGTCCATTGATGCGCGCGCCGACAAGAAGCTGACCATGACCACTGAGATTGACCGGCTGAAGAGCGCCGAGATCGTGGAAGCCTCTCTTAACGATAACCGGGCCAGGGTGAAGGTCGCGTTCAGCGCAGAAATTGCCAGCGAGACCCGCGATGCCGATGGCACTATCGTGGAGGGCGATCTGACCACGCTGAAGACAGTGGACGAGATCTGGAGCTTCGAGCGTGATGTCACCAGCCCCAACCCGAACTGGTATCTGGCGGGCGTGCGCTCAGCCTAG